TTGGGCTTGTCACCCGCGACGAAAAGGAACACATCAGCCTGATGAACTTTATCGAGTCGTTTTTCATGGTCGGCATCCTGACGGGCTATTTCATCTTTAGTGCCTTCGTGGACGACGCCAATCCTCAGTCCACCGCTTGGCTTCGGGTGTACTACTTGTTGGGGGGCATTTCGCTGGCAGCCTTCCTGTTGTTGCTTACGGCAAAGCTCGATGAATCAGCCTCAAAGAGCCAAGAAAACATTTCGCTCGTGCAAGATTTTGGCAAAATGTTTCAGCTGATGGTCGTGCCACTCGTGCTGGTGTTCATCCTCTGTGCTTTTTTCTATGTATTGGTCGAACAAAGCATCATGAGTTGGTTGCCTACCTACAACAGCAAGGTGCTCAACCTGCCCACCGCCTTGAGCATCGAAATGGCGAGCATACTGGCCGGAGCCACCGCTTTGGGACGTTTTCTCGCGGGCATTGCGATGAAAAAACTCAAGTGGGACGTGGTGCTTGTAGGCTGCCTCATCTTGGCTGCGCTGTTGGTGCTGACAGCCGTACCATTGGCAAAAGGCATCGGCGAGCGCACGGTGACGGGATGGGGCGACGCGCCGTTGGCGGCGTTTGTGTTCCCGCTCATCGGCTTGTTTCTCGCGCCGATTTATCCGGCTATCAACTCGCTGATTTTAAGCAGCTTGCCCAAGCATAAGCACGGCCTGATGTCGGGTCTTATCATTATTTTCTCCGCCTTGGGCGGCACCACAGGCTCTATCATCACAGGCAATATCTTCCAGCATTTTGATGGGCAAACGGCATTCTACTTTTCGCTGGTGCCGATTGGGATATTGTTGGTAGGGCTGCTTTTTTTCAAAAAATTGCAGGGAAAGCCGCAGGCATGAGGGGAGAAAACACTCATGTTCCGGCCTTGTAGCGAATCACCTCGGCCTTCTCTATCGTAATCAACCCCCCTGAGCGCGTTTGCTCGAACAACTGCTCAACGGTCTCGACAAACACCCTGATTTTTTCCTCATCGTCCACGATTTCCACCACGATGGGCAAATCGGATGAAATTTCAAACAGCTTGGTCGTGCGCACCTGACTGTTGGCCCCGAAGCCCATGATGCCGCGCAGCACGGTAGCCCCCGAAAGCCCCAGTTTTTTGGCCTCGAAAACAATTGTTTCGTACAAAGGTCGTCCTCCGGCCCTGTCATTTTCGCCAATGAAAATGCGGAGCAGCTTGGCATTCGGATTATTTTCCATAGTCAAAGGATTTTGATAATAGTGAAACCGATGAAAGTAGCCAACAACCCCAACAGCACGCTCGCCACGACGTACGTCGCGGCATATCCATATTGGCCGTCGCGCAGGAGCGCGAGCGTCTCGTTGGAGAACGCCGAAAAAGTGGTGAAGCCGCCGCATAGGCCCGTAGCCAAAAAGAGCCGCCATTCCATCGGCAGGCTGCTCCGCTCGCTCAGCCCAAACACCAGCCCTATGGCAAGGCATCCGGCGATGTTCACCCCCAATGTGCCAAAAGGAAAAGCCGACAAGAACTTTCCCTGCACCCATTGAGCCGTCAAATAGCGCAACACGCCCCCGACGAAACTCCCGATTCCGATGAATAAAAGTAATCTCATTTCCGTCCGTTTTTTCATTTTTGGCGCACAAACATATTTACTGAAGCCCAATTATTATGCACCATTTCCACATTGAGTCTCTTTCACCGCTGTATGAAGCCGTGCAGACAAGCGGCATTTTCCCCGATTCCAAATTTTTCCCCGACTGCGCCCCCAAATCCGATGCGACCGCCATCCTATCAGCCTACGAGCAGGCTAAAAGCCAACCGGGTTTTGATTTGAAAAAATTCGTGGTGACACACTTCGAGCTTCCCCCCGAGCCTGCTCTCGCTCATTCTTTTGCCCAGCTCCCCATATTGCAACACCTTGAAAACCTGTGGGATGCGCTGCTCCGCCAACCCGACCAACTGCCGTCAGCCAGCAATCGCCCATCATCGCTCATAGCCCTGCCCCATCCCTATATCGTGCCCGGGGGGCGCTTCCGCGAAATCTATTATTGGGATAGCTACTTCACCATGCTCGGCCTGCAAGTGTCGGGGCGCGTGGACATCATTCAGCAGATGGTGGACAATTTTGCGTACCTGATTGACACCTTTGGGTTCATCCCAAACGGCAACCGGACGTACTATTTGGGCCGCTCGCAACCCCCGTTTTTCGCGCTCATGGTCAATCTGCTGGCCGAAACGAAGGGTGAGGCGACGCTGTTAAAATATCGTCATCAGCTAGAAAAAGAATATGCCTTCTGGATGGCTGGTGAAAACGACTTGTCGGCTGCACTGAGCGCATACCGTCGGGTCGTGCGCCTGCCCGACGGCAGCATCCTCAACCGTTATTGGGACGACCTCGACTCACCGCGCCCGGAGGCATACACAGAGGATGTCCATGTCGCTCAACAATCGGGCCGCGACCCTTCGACCGTCTATCGCCACATCCGCGCAGCCGCCGAGTCGGGTTGGGATTTCAGCAGCCGGTGGTTCGCCGACGGGCAACACATCAAGACCATTCAAACAACTGATATAGTGCCGATTGACCTCAATTGCCTGCTTTATTATTTGGAAAAAACACTCGTTCATGCCTACCGCCAATTGCCCGACCACACCCCCGTCGAAGTGATGAAAACCCGCGCTCGCTTGCGCAAGGCCGCCATTCAACAATACTGCTGGGACAAAGCGGCGGGTTTTTATTTTGATTACCATTTTTCAGCCAACAAACACACCGACGCATGGACGCTCGCGGCCACTTTCCCCCTGTTTTTCCACCTTGCGGAAAAAGAGCAGGCCACACAAGTGGCGCAGCACCTTCAAGCAAAATTCCTGCAACCCGGCGGCCTTGTCACCACCCTCGTCCGCAGCGGCCAACAATGGGACGCCCCCAACGGCTGGGCACCCTTGCAATGGATAGCCTTCAAAGGTTTGCGCCAATACGGGCTGGACGAAGTGGCATCGGCCAACCGGATGCGCTGGCTCGCGCTAAATGAAAAAACCTACGCCGACACTGGCAAAATGATGGAAAAATACGACGTGATGAACCCCGACGCAAAAGCGGGCGGTGGCGAATATCCCAATCAAGACGGTTTTGGGTGGACGAACGGCGTGTATCTGCGCATGAAGCAAGGGTAGGGCGTATGTTAATTTTTGGCACAAACCCTTCTTCCCGGTTTGATTCTGCGCCCCCTTGACTATCTTTGCCACAGCCTTAGTTATATGAGTTTTATGTGTTCTTTAGACCAGTACCACATATCCGACCGATAGGTGAGTGTACGAGTACCCTGACAATAATCCCCACAGATTATCCGCGCGTTTTTCGGTGTTCATCTTTTTTTCCAGCGACGAAGGCTACCTTTTTTATCGCGCCCGGCCGGGCCTCTAATCTGTTTTCCGTTAACAAGCCCTGCCCCCACAATGGGGAGCGTCCCTTGCTCACGCGCAAAGGACACGCCTGAAGGACGCTTGCCGCGACACGACGCGGCGGCGAGTGGCAGGCCAATCATCCCTTGAGCATCATGCAAACCGTTATTCATTCATTTTTCAAAAACCTTTTACCATGCTTGACAAAATTATCTTCCGAAAAAAACGGGGGGGGGGGGGCGAAACATTGAATCGTCCGGCGCCCCGTCTCAATCCCTTGCCCCTTTCGGCACGCTCACGGAAAACCCCGTCTCAAGAGCCGTGACACCCTGTTTGGCCGCGCACCGCCTGCTCAAGGCGGTTTTCCCGCTCCTCGGCTGGCTCGTTTTGGCATCAGGCCTGTCGGCACAGACAGGCCCTGCCATTCACCCGCCCTGCGGCTCCCTGCAAATAGAGATAGTGCCGTCGCCGTACGACGGGAGCGCCGACGACCAGCCCCTTTGTTTTCCCTGTTGCGGCCCCACCAACTGCCAGAGAATGCGATACGACGTTTTTTTGAGGGCCGTGCCGCCCGCGCCGGGCGCCTGGTCGAACGGCAACTTCAACATGGGCTACGCCCATTTGGTCGTGAAAGTCAGGCTCAACCTTGCGAAAGGCGCCATCACGTCCATCAACGAGCCGCTCACCGAGGCGGCGACTTGCCTCGCCGCGTTTTTGGGCAACGGCAACCCCGCCGTCACCTTCGACGCCAAGGAGGGCGAGGCCACCCTTTTGGTGACAAACATGACGGGCGAGGTCACGCCCCTCATCCCCTTTCAGCAATACCGGACCACCCAGCCGCTCTTTCAGGTCTTCGTGGACGGCTTTCCGGGGGAGGAGTTCGGGCTGGAGTGCGCCGAGCTGAGCTACGTCAACGATTTCCATATGTGCACGAGCCAGCCGGGCTGCATCGGGAACACCGTCTCGACGTTTCCGCCGCCCTCTGTCGCGTCCGCGGCCACCTTGTCCCTCGAGGCCAATTGTGTCAGCCCGCTCTTCATGCTCGTCCCCGTCACGGTGTCCATGCTTCCGCCAGACGTGAATTTCATGGATTTCGCGGTGGAAATCGCTTGCGCGGGCCCCAACGCGCCCCGGATGAACGCCCCCCCTCAAGCGACGGGCTTCAACGGCGGCATCCCGCTCCCGACGGTGCGGGTTTTGGAGGTGGAGGACAAGGTCAGGTACCTCTTGCACGCCAGGTACCCGTCGTTTTCGGCATCGGGGCTTCCGGGCGGCACGGTTCTTTTCACCATCCGCGTGCCGAGGCCCGAGGATGCCGGCGAGACGCACACCCTCACGGCCACCCTGAGGCCGGGGCGCGTCCGAAGCGGGCAGAGCATCGGCACCGGCCCCAGTTTTCAGTGCCACGCTTTTTCCCCCGACTCCGAAGGGTCGGTCGAGTGCGCCCACATGGGCGAGCCGCCCTGTCCCGACATGTGGCTGACGGTGGAGCCCTCGTCGGTGCCGCCCAGCGAGTGCGGGAACTTGGCGGCTTACGCGCGACTGAACTGGAACTTCGGCAATGAGCCCACCCGAGCATTCAAAATTTTCAAGGCGCTGCTCGAGTTCGACCTGCAGCCGGGCGTGACCATATCGGGTGCCTATCTGGAGAACATAACGTGCCCGACATCAGCCCCTTACGATTGCCCGGGCGGCTGTTTTTATGTGTCGGGCAACACCGTCAACCTGTGCATCAACGATGCCGACGGCATCACCCTCGATGCCAACACCCGCATCCGGATAGAGTTTAATGGCAGCGGCGGCTGCGTGATGAGCGGCAAGG
This genomic interval from Saprospiraceae bacterium contains the following:
- a CDS encoding MFS transporter, encoding MQNWQIKASLFLNYFVFAILLNSVGTVILQVQNNYGVTESAASVLEAFKDLSIAAVSFLLSSYITRIGYKNAMLIALGLVTVACVAMPMLNGFWATKLLFAAVGSSFALIKMSVYSTIGLVTRDEKEHISLMNFIESFFMVGILTGYFIFSAFVDDANPQSTAWLRVYYLLGGISLAAFLLLLTAKLDESASKSQENISLVQDFGKMFQLMVVPLVLVFILCAFFYVLVEQSIMSWLPTYNSKVLNLPTALSIEMASILAGATALGRFLAGIAMKKLKWDVVLVGCLILAALLVLTAVPLAKGIGERTVTGWGDAPLAAFVFPLIGLFLAPIYPAINSLILSSLPKHKHGLMSGLIIIFSALGGTTGSIITGNIFQHFDGQTAFYFSLVPIGILLVGLLFFKKLQGKPQA
- a CDS encoding DUF190 domain-containing protein, translating into MENNPNAKLLRIFIGENDRAGGRPLYETIVFEAKKLGLSGATVLRGIMGFGANSQVRTTKLFEISSDLPIVVEIVDDEEKIRVFVETVEQLFEQTRSGGLITIEKAEVIRYKAGT
- the crcB gene encoding fluoride efflux transporter CrcB yields the protein MRLLLFIGIGSFVGGVLRYLTAQWVQGKFLSAFPFGTLGVNIAGCLAIGLVFGLSERSSLPMEWRLFLATGLCGGFTTFSAFSNETLALLRDGQYGYAATYVVASVLLGLLATFIGFTIIKIL
- the treF gene encoding alpha,alpha-trehalase TreF, with protein sequence MHHFHIESLSPLYEAVQTSGIFPDSKFFPDCAPKSDATAILSAYEQAKSQPGFDLKKFVVTHFELPPEPALAHSFAQLPILQHLENLWDALLRQPDQLPSASNRPSSLIALPHPYIVPGGRFREIYYWDSYFTMLGLQVSGRVDIIQQMVDNFAYLIDTFGFIPNGNRTYYLGRSQPPFFALMVNLLAETKGEATLLKYRHQLEKEYAFWMAGENDLSAALSAYRRVVRLPDGSILNRYWDDLDSPRPEAYTEDVHVAQQSGRDPSTVYRHIRAAAESGWDFSSRWFADGQHIKTIQTTDIVPIDLNCLLYYLEKTLVHAYRQLPDHTPVEVMKTRARLRKAAIQQYCWDKAAGFYFDYHFSANKHTDAWTLAATFPLFFHLAEKEQATQVAQHLQAKFLQPGGLVTTLVRSGQQWDAPNGWAPLQWIAFKGLRQYGLDEVASANRMRWLALNEKTYADTGKMMEKYDVMNPDAKAGGGEYPNQDGFGWTNGVYLRMKQG